In one window of Pseudomonas benzenivorans DNA:
- a CDS encoding DUF488 domain-containing protein, which translates to MIQCKRVYQGVEEEDGRRVLVDRLWPRGCSKAALQLHAWLPEVAPATELRRAFDHDPAAFAEFRRQYRAQLAGHPEHWQGLLALAEQGTLTLLFAARDSEHNNARVLAEFLEQELDRRADPSSPVCYADR; encoded by the coding sequence ATGATCCAGTGCAAGCGAGTCTACCAGGGCGTCGAGGAGGAGGACGGCCGGCGTGTGCTGGTCGATCGCCTGTGGCCGAGGGGCTGCAGCAAGGCGGCGCTGCAGCTGCATGCCTGGTTGCCCGAGGTGGCGCCAGCGACCGAGTTGCGTCGTGCCTTCGACCATGACCCTGCGGCCTTTGCCGAGTTTCGGCGTCAGTACCGTGCGCAGTTGGCCGGCCACCCGGAGCATTGGCAGGGCCTGCTGGCGCTCGCCGAGCAGGGCACCCTGACCCTGCTGTTCGCCGCGCGCGACAGTGAGCACAACAATGCCCGGGTGTTGGCGGAGTTTCTCGAGCAGGAACTGGACCGCCGCGCAGATCCCAGCTCGCCGGTGTGTTATGCCGACCGTTGA
- a CDS encoding LysE family translocator — translation MALHTWLLYLTAVIGLVLTPGPNSLLVLTHGTLYGYKKALWTTAGGVVGFAALMALSMFGIGALLQASANALVLLKWIGGAYLVWLGFQLWRAPPLRLDAAERATAKPGTALFRQGLLSALSNPKVILFFGAFLPQFLDPQADLLLQFAVMALTFAVVEALAEFLLARAAHQVRPWLQRCGRGFNRCCGGLFAAMGAALPLTR, via the coding sequence ATGGCCCTGCACACCTGGCTGCTCTACCTCACCGCCGTCATTGGCCTGGTGCTGACCCCCGGTCCCAACAGCCTGCTGGTGCTGACCCACGGCACCCTCTACGGCTACAAGAAGGCCCTGTGGACCACCGCCGGCGGGGTGGTAGGTTTTGCCGCCCTGATGGCCCTGTCGATGTTCGGCATCGGCGCGCTGCTGCAGGCCTCGGCCAACGCCCTGGTGCTACTCAAGTGGATCGGCGGCGCCTATCTGGTCTGGCTCGGCTTCCAGCTGTGGCGCGCCCCGCCGCTGCGGCTCGACGCCGCCGAGCGCGCCACCGCCAAGCCCGGCACCGCCCTGTTCCGCCAGGGCCTGCTGTCGGCGCTGTCCAACCCCAAGGTGATCCTGTTCTTCGGCGCCTTCCTGCCGCAGTTCCTCGATCCCCAGGCCGACCTGCTGCTGCAATTCGCGGTGATGGCCCTGACCTTCGCCGTGGTCGAGGCCCTGGCGGAATTCCTCCTGGCCCGCGCTGCGCACCAGGTGCGGCCCTGGCTGCAGCGCTGCGGTCGCGGCTTCAATCGCTGCTGCGGCGGACTGTTCGCAGCCATGGGGGCGGCCTTGCCGCTGACCCGCTAA
- a CDS encoding OprD family porin, giving the protein MRTITLSIVALAVSAASLQMAAASQQSESKGFIEDSTFNILNRTFYFNRDFRNGGFNGAGTNAAKPGRENGYREEAAHGIMAVFESGFTQGTVGFGVDAYGHLGIKLDSGGGRTGTALLPVGSDGRPSDDYSEVGGVVKVRLSNTVLKVGEKRVENPMIATGDARLLPQTATGVFLTSDEIDSLSIDAGHVTAMNEFGSTNSDGGLQIQYAGNVGNTADWAGGTYTASDNLNLSLFASEVEDTWRRYYGNANYTLPLGDMRSLNFDFNIYRTLDEGKALAGAIENTTWSLASKYAMGPHALTLAFQKVDGNDGFDYIGFNAIYLANSVQYSDFNAPNEESWQLRYDLDMAEFGVPGLTLMARYIRGDNIDSTDADPLSGFFNAAATNEKHWERDLEAKYVVQGGAAKDLSFRVRQATHRGSANQIDGDVDEVRVIVEYPLSVL; this is encoded by the coding sequence ATGCGCACCATCACCCTTAGTATCGTGGCGCTGGCAGTATCAGCAGCCTCGTTGCAAATGGCCGCTGCTAGTCAACAGAGCGAATCGAAGGGCTTTATCGAAGACAGCACTTTCAACATTCTTAACCGAACTTTCTACTTCAACCGCGACTTCCGTAATGGGGGATTCAACGGCGCCGGCACCAATGCTGCCAAACCCGGTCGCGAGAACGGTTACCGGGAAGAGGCGGCGCACGGCATCATGGCGGTCTTCGAGTCCGGCTTCACCCAGGGCACGGTCGGCTTCGGCGTCGATGCCTACGGCCATCTAGGTATCAAGCTCGACAGCGGCGGCGGCCGCACCGGCACCGCCCTGTTGCCGGTGGGCAGCGATGGCAGACCCAGCGACGACTACAGCGAGGTGGGCGGCGTCGTCAAAGTCAGGCTGTCCAATACCGTGCTGAAAGTCGGTGAGAAACGGGTCGAGAACCCGATGATTGCGACCGGCGACGCGCGGCTGCTGCCCCAGACCGCCACCGGCGTATTCCTCACCAGCGATGAAATCGACAGCCTGAGTATCGACGCCGGCCATGTCACCGCGATGAACGAGTTCGGTAGCACCAACTCCGACGGCGGGTTGCAAATCCAGTATGCCGGCAACGTGGGCAATACGGCGGACTGGGCGGGGGGTACCTATACCGCCAGCGACAACTTGAACCTGAGCCTGTTCGCGTCGGAAGTCGAAGACACCTGGCGGCGTTACTACGGCAATGCCAATTACACCCTTCCGCTCGGTGACATGCGCTCGCTGAACTTCGACTTCAACATCTATCGCACCCTCGATGAGGGCAAAGCCCTGGCCGGTGCCATCGAGAACACCACCTGGTCGCTGGCCTCCAAGTACGCCATGGGCCCCCATGCGCTGACCCTGGCCTTCCAGAAGGTCGACGGCAATGACGGCTTCGACTATATCGGCTTCAACGCCATCTACCTGGCCAACTCGGTGCAGTATTCCGACTTCAACGCGCCGAACGAGGAGTCCTGGCAACTGCGCTACGACCTGGATATGGCCGAGTTTGGCGTGCCCGGGCTGACGCTGATGGCCCGCTACATCCGCGGCGACAATATCGACAGCACGGATGCCGACCCGCTCAGCGGCTTCTTCAATGCCGCGGCCACCAACGAGAAGCACTGGGAGCGCGATCTGGAGGCCAAGTATGTGGTCCAGGGAGGAGCCGCCAAGGACCTGTCCTTCCGCGTCCGCCAGGCGACTCACCGCGGCTCGGCCAATCAGATCGATGGCGACGTCGACGAGGTGCGCGTTATCGTCGAGTACCCCCTGAGCGTGCTATGA
- a CDS encoding PadR family transcriptional regulator: protein MSLRHAILTLLETEPASGYDIVRHFKESLGYFWNAKHQQVYQELRRLSDEGWLQCSEQAQSDKPDKKVYSISPAGRDELRRWLAEPAAPNKINDALLVKLFAGALVEPDNLRAEMARHRATHQGTLDSLLDIERQYLALEPQEQRRQRLPYLTLRRGILGERAWLAWAEEVDAELAARTDQTSAQSVEQ from the coding sequence ATGTCCTTGCGCCACGCCATCCTCACCCTGCTGGAAACCGAACCGGCCAGCGGTTACGACATCGTCCGCCACTTCAAGGAATCGCTCGGTTACTTCTGGAACGCCAAGCACCAGCAGGTCTATCAAGAGTTGCGCCGCCTCAGCGACGAGGGCTGGTTGCAGTGCAGCGAGCAGGCGCAGAGCGACAAGCCGGACAAGAAGGTCTACAGCATCAGCCCCGCCGGCCGTGACGAGCTCAGGCGCTGGCTGGCCGAACCGGCGGCGCCGAACAAGATCAACGATGCGCTGCTGGTCAAGCTGTTCGCCGGTGCCCTGGTCGAGCCGGACAACCTGCGCGCGGAGATGGCCCGTCACCGCGCGACCCACCAAGGCACGCTGGACAGCCTGCTGGACATCGAGCGCCAGTACCTGGCCCTGGAGCCGCAAGAGCAAAGGCGGCAACGCCTGCCCTACCTGACCCTGCGCCGCGGCATCCTCGGCGAACGGGCCTGGCTGGCCTGGGCCGAGGAAGTCGACGCGGAATTGGCCGCCCGCACCGACCAGACGAGCGCGCAAAGCGTTGAGCAATAA
- a CDS encoding phytoene desaturase family protein, protein MKRTGTRFRKNKALPHYDCIVIGSGVGGLCTAALLAKAGQKVCVLEQHYTAGGYTHVYEREGYEWDVGVHYIGEVHKPWSVIRRVFDAISDGQLEWAPMDAHYDHIVIGDQSFRYLAGRDEFKAEIKRHFPEEGAAIDRYVELISEVSQKIPRFFAGQALPRSLGVLYNRLRRRLFPAYFFQSTRQVLEGLTDNQQLIGVLCAQWGDYGLPPAQAAFMMHAMVAKHYITGGNYPVGGSVRIAETIIPVIEAAGGHVFTYAGVEQVLIENNRACGVRLVKDGHELTADRVVSCAGLLPTYQRLLPPELAERHGLQDKLERVAPSASHVCLYAGFKGDAASLGLPKTNFWLYPEFDHDLSVKRFMDSPGLDFPMIYISFPSAKDPDWDRRYPGKSTVEIVAPSFPQWFEQWKGSTWNKRGEDYEAFKARISEVLLEALYKHQPQLRAALDYCELSTPLSTEWFQWNQVGEIYGIEHTVQRFEQHWVHPQTPIKNFYLTGSDVVTAGVGGALMGGVLTAVRLLGWRAYKVKQMLEGAYRPAVQAVAPVESPS, encoded by the coding sequence ATGAAACGCACAGGTACCCGCTTCCGCAAGAACAAGGCCCTTCCCCACTACGATTGCATCGTCATCGGCTCCGGCGTCGGCGGCCTGTGCACCGCGGCCTTGCTGGCCAAGGCCGGACAGAAAGTCTGCGTGCTGGAGCAGCACTACACCGCCGGTGGCTACACCCATGTCTACGAGCGCGAGGGCTATGAGTGGGATGTGGGGGTGCACTACATCGGCGAGGTGCACAAGCCCTGGTCGGTGATCCGCCGGGTGTTCGACGCGATCAGCGACGGCCAGCTGGAGTGGGCGCCCATGGATGCCCATTACGACCACATCGTCATCGGCGACCAGAGCTTCCGCTACCTGGCCGGGCGCGATGAGTTCAAGGCCGAGATCAAGCGGCACTTCCCCGAGGAGGGCGCGGCCATCGACCGCTACGTCGAGCTGATCAGCGAGGTCAGCCAGAAGATTCCACGCTTCTTCGCCGGCCAGGCCCTGCCGCGCAGCCTCGGCGTGCTGTACAACCGCCTGCGTCGGCGGCTGTTCCCGGCCTACTTCTTCCAGAGCACCCGCCAGGTGCTGGAAGGCCTGACCGACAACCAGCAGCTGATCGGTGTGCTCTGCGCCCAGTGGGGCGACTATGGCCTGCCGCCGGCGCAGGCGGCGTTCATGATGCACGCCATGGTGGCCAAGCATTACATCACCGGAGGCAACTACCCGGTGGGCGGCTCGGTGCGCATTGCCGAGACCATCATCCCGGTGATCGAGGCGGCCGGCGGCCATGTGTTCACCTATGCCGGCGTCGAGCAGGTGCTGATCGAGAACAACCGCGCCTGTGGCGTGCGCCTGGTCAAGGACGGCCACGAGCTCACCGCCGACAGGGTCGTCAGCTGCGCCGGCCTGCTGCCGACCTACCAGCGCCTGCTGCCGCCCGAGCTGGCGGAGCGCCACGGCCTGCAGGACAAGCTCGAACGGGTCGCGCCTTCGGCCTCCCATGTGTGCCTGTATGCCGGCTTCAAGGGCGATGCCGCGAGCCTGGGGCTGCCCAAGACCAACTTCTGGCTGTACCCGGAGTTCGACCACGACCTGAGCGTCAAGCGCTTCATGGACTCGCCGGGGCTGGATTTCCCGATGATCTACATCTCCTTCCCCTCGGCCAAGGACCCGGACTGGGATCGCCGCTACCCCGGCAAGTCGACGGTGGAGATCGTCGCGCCGAGCTTCCCGCAGTGGTTCGAGCAGTGGAAGGGCAGCACCTGGAACAAGCGTGGCGAGGACTACGAGGCGTTCAAGGCGCGCATCAGCGAGGTGCTGCTCGAGGCCCTGTACAAACATCAGCCGCAGTTGCGCGCGGCCCTGGACTACTGCGAGCTGTCCACGCCGCTGTCCACCGAGTGGTTCCAATGGAATCAGGTCGGCGAGATCTACGGCATCGAGCACACGGTGCAGCGCTTCGAGCAGCACTGGGTTCACCCGCAGACGCCGATCAAGAACTTCTACCTGACCGGCTCGGACGTGGTCACCGCCGGGGTCGGCGGGGCGCTGATGGGCGGCGTGCTGACCGCCGTGCGCCTGCTCGGCTGGCGCGCCTACAAGGTCAAACAGATGCTCGAGGGCGCCTACCGGCCGGCGGTGCAGGCGGTGGCGCCGGTGGAGTCGCCGAGCTGA
- a CDS encoding FMN-binding glutamate synthase family protein: protein MNLSLLSRYAFFVSCVLFTLVSLAFLQHQWLWPFTLLGAALSLIGINDLLQTPQAVRRNYPILGNIRYLVEGIRPEIRQYLLEGDGDKLPFSRAQRSLVYARAKNQGADKAFGTLLDVYQDGYEFIGHSMRPAAPADPESFRVTIGGPQCRQPYSASLFNISAMSFGSLSANAIRALNQGAKLGNFAHDTGEGSISPYHREHGGDLIWEIGSGYFGCRDQNGHFDGERFAEQARSPQVRMIEIKLSQGAKPGHGGILPKHKVTAEISATRGVPMGQDCVSPARHSAFSTPIELLQFIASLRELSGGKPVGFKLCLGHPWEFMGIAKAMLETGILPDFIVVDGKEGGTGAAPLEFTDHLGVPMREGLLFVHNTLVGVNLRDKIRLGASGKIVSAFDIACVLAIGADWANAARGFMFAIGCIQSQSCHTNKCPTGVATQDPQRQRALVVEDKAQRVHNFHRNTLEALAEMLAAAGLEHPAQLDARHLVRRMSATEIKLFAQQHVFLKPGELLGEAIAGEFYARMWQMARADSFEAAQA, encoded by the coding sequence ATGAACCTGTCGTTGCTCAGCCGTTACGCCTTCTTCGTCAGCTGTGTACTGTTCACCCTGGTCAGCCTGGCCTTTCTCCAGCATCAATGGCTGTGGCCCTTCACCCTGCTCGGCGCCGCACTCAGCCTGATCGGCATCAACGACCTGCTGCAGACGCCCCAGGCGGTGCGGCGCAACTACCCGATCCTCGGCAACATCCGCTACCTGGTCGAGGGCATCCGCCCGGAGATCCGCCAGTACCTGCTGGAGGGCGACGGCGACAAGCTGCCCTTCTCCCGCGCCCAGCGCTCCCTGGTCTATGCCCGGGCGAAGAACCAGGGCGCCGACAAGGCCTTCGGCACCCTGCTGGATGTCTATCAGGACGGCTACGAGTTCATCGGCCACTCCATGCGCCCGGCAGCGCCGGCCGACCCCGAGAGCTTTCGCGTGACCATCGGCGGGCCGCAGTGCCGCCAGCCCTACAGCGCCTCGCTGTTCAATATCTCGGCCATGAGCTTCGGCTCGCTCAGCGCCAACGCCATTCGCGCCCTGAACCAGGGCGCCAAGCTGGGCAACTTTGCCCACGACACCGGCGAGGGCAGCATCAGCCCTTACCACCGCGAGCACGGCGGCGACCTGATCTGGGAGATCGGCAGCGGCTACTTCGGCTGCCGCGACCAGAACGGCCACTTCGATGGCGAGCGCTTCGCCGAGCAGGCGCGCAGCCCCCAGGTGCGGATGATCGAGATCAAGCTCAGTCAGGGCGCCAAACCGGGGCACGGCGGCATCCTGCCCAAGCACAAGGTCACCGCGGAGATCTCCGCCACCCGCGGCGTGCCCATGGGCCAGGACTGCGTCTCGCCAGCGCGCCACAGCGCCTTCTCCACCCCCATCGAGCTGCTGCAGTTCATCGCCAGCCTGCGCGAGCTGTCCGGCGGCAAGCCGGTGGGCTTCAAGTTGTGCCTGGGTCACCCCTGGGAGTTCATGGGCATCGCCAAGGCGATGCTGGAGACCGGCATCCTCCCCGACTTCATCGTGGTCGACGGCAAGGAGGGTGGCACCGGCGCCGCGCCCCTGGAGTTCACCGACCACCTCGGCGTACCGATGCGCGAGGGCCTGCTGTTCGTGCACAACACCCTGGTGGGCGTGAACCTGCGCGACAAGATCAGGCTCGGTGCCAGCGGCAAGATCGTCAGCGCCTTCGACATCGCCTGCGTGCTGGCCATCGGCGCCGACTGGGCCAACGCCGCCCGCGGCTTCATGTTCGCCATCGGCTGCATCCAGAGCCAGAGCTGCCACACCAACAAGTGCCCGACCGGGGTGGCCACCCAGGACCCGCAGCGCCAGCGCGCCCTGGTGGTCGAGGACAAGGCCCAGCGGGTGCACAACTTCCACCGCAACACCCTCGAGGCGCTGGCCGAAATGCTCGCCGCCGCCGGCCTCGAACACCCGGCGCAACTGGACGCCAGGCACCTGGTGCGGCGCATGTCCGCCACCGAGATCAAGCTGTTCGCCCAGCAGCATGTGTTTCTCAAGCCCGGCGAGCTGCTCGGCGAAGCCATCGCAGGCGAGTTCTACGCGCGCATGTGGCAGATGGCCCGCGCCGACAGCTTCGAGGCGGCGCAGGCCTGA
- a CDS encoding CHASE domain-containing protein produces MQPPALSAVPLALKILLLALAYALAGRLALLLAIPPGFASAVFPPVGIALAAVLVWGYPMLAGVFLGSTLLNLSIGLGSLDQLSLKALTIATGIALGTSLNTLVASWLIRRMVGFPTPLTSERSIFLLLFLGGPLACLISATAGTGVLYLNRVIGAADFSFSWWTWWVGDSIGVLIATPLMFILFAEPRPLWRSRLGSVGLPLLISCAIMVLIFIRASEAEQHSLRQRFHEQAKLMSATLKFRFELYSKAAHSIERLFAASERVTREEFAQFVANLPSTYPGITAVSWDPLIRAEQRTAYEAQVVAEGFAGFHIYEYTDSGELIEAHPRDLYVPVTYVEPFAANAKALGFDVASKPLRRQALETARDSAATVMTAPITLAQDNEAPQPSVLLLHAIYAGDRPADLEQRRRQLRGYAVAVIRLTDLVESALKAYPRDSYRLLLEDISEAEPQPLYGQPGEDLPPYAAELVWQERLEIGGRTLQLAISPTAAFLQRNHGLQPWAVLAGGLLLCSLLGGYLLTVTGRADQVRRLVRQRTLELSAILENAAEGILIFDDSGRIERANPASSQLFGYARTELIGRRIGSLIPSLHPCSSAVFDKQLRTPLEVGGTHAQGRELELEISLSDYELPGRRLYICMLRDIAARKQVERLKSEFVATISHELRTPLTSIKGSLGLLSAGAVGPLGEQAHDLVSIAQSNSERLVNLVNDILDIEKLEFGHSRIQLSRTDLRPVLHEALTHNQGYADGYQVSLSLDDSALPEQVPVQIDSQRLQQVLTNLIANAVKFSEPQGQVEISAQVLDKQVRVQVRDHGPGIAEEFRARIFQKFAQADGSDSRRRGGTGLGLSICKTLIERMHGQIGYDSVVGQGSTFYFTLPLADA; encoded by the coding sequence ATGCAGCCCCCAGCCTTGTCCGCTGTGCCCCTAGCGCTGAAGATTCTCCTGCTGGCCCTGGCCTATGCCCTCGCCGGTCGCCTGGCGCTGCTGCTGGCCATTCCGCCCGGTTTCGCCAGCGCCGTCTTCCCGCCCGTGGGCATCGCCCTGGCGGCCGTGCTGGTCTGGGGCTACCCGATGCTCGCCGGGGTCTTCCTCGGCTCGACCCTGCTCAACCTCAGCATCGGTCTCGGCAGCCTCGACCAGCTGAGCCTGAAAGCCCTGACGATCGCCACGGGCATCGCCCTCGGCACCTCGCTCAATACCCTGGTGGCCAGCTGGCTGATCCGGCGCATGGTCGGTTTTCCGACGCCACTCACCAGCGAGCGCAGCATCTTCCTGCTGCTGTTCCTGGGGGGCCCCCTGGCCTGCCTGATCAGCGCCACCGCCGGTACCGGCGTGCTCTACCTCAACCGGGTCATCGGCGCCGCCGACTTCTCGTTCAGCTGGTGGACCTGGTGGGTGGGCGACAGCATCGGCGTGCTGATCGCCACGCCGCTGATGTTCATCCTGTTCGCCGAGCCCCGGCCCTTGTGGCGCAGCCGTCTCGGCAGCGTCGGCCTGCCGCTGCTGATCAGCTGCGCCATCATGGTGCTGATCTTCATCCGCGCCAGCGAGGCCGAGCAACACAGCCTGCGCCAGCGCTTTCACGAGCAGGCGAAGCTGATGAGCGCCACGCTCAAGTTCCGCTTCGAGCTCTACAGCAAGGCGGCGCACTCCATCGAGCGCCTGTTTGCCGCCTCCGAGCGGGTGACGCGGGAAGAGTTCGCCCAGTTCGTCGCCAACCTGCCGAGCACCTACCCGGGCATCACCGCGGTGAGCTGGGACCCGCTGATTCGCGCCGAACAGCGCACGGCCTATGAGGCGCAGGTGGTCGCCGAGGGCTTCGCGGGCTTTCACATCTACGAATACACCGACTCAGGCGAACTGATAGAAGCCCACCCGCGGGACCTCTATGTCCCGGTGACCTACGTCGAACCCTTTGCCGCCAATGCCAAGGCGCTGGGCTTCGACGTGGCCTCCAAGCCACTGCGGCGCCAGGCCCTGGAGACCGCCCGCGACAGCGCCGCAACCGTGATGACCGCCCCCATCACCCTCGCCCAAGACAACGAGGCGCCGCAACCCAGCGTGCTGCTGCTGCACGCGATCTACGCCGGCGACAGGCCCGCCGATCTCGAACAACGCCGACGCCAGTTGCGCGGCTACGCCGTGGCGGTGATACGCCTGACCGACCTGGTCGAGAGTGCGCTCAAGGCCTACCCGAGGGACAGCTACAGGCTGCTGCTGGAGGACATCAGCGAGGCCGAGCCGCAGCCGCTCTACGGCCAACCCGGGGAAGACCTGCCGCCCTATGCCGCGGAACTGGTCTGGCAGGAGAGGCTCGAGATCGGCGGCCGCACGCTGCAGCTGGCCATCTCGCCGACCGCGGCCTTCCTGCAGCGCAACCACGGCCTGCAACCCTGGGCGGTGCTGGCCGGCGGACTGCTGCTGTGCAGCCTGCTCGGCGGCTACCTGCTGACCGTCACCGGCCGCGCCGACCAGGTCCGGCGCCTGGTGCGCCAGCGCACCCTGGAACTCAGCGCCATCCTGGAAAACGCCGCCGAGGGCATCCTGATTTTCGATGACAGTGGCCGAATCGAGCGTGCCAACCCGGCCAGCAGCCAGCTGTTCGGCTACGCCAGAACCGAACTGATCGGACGGCGGATCGGCAGCCTGATTCCCAGCCTGCATCCGTGCAGCAGTGCCGTGTTCGACAAGCAGCTACGCACCCCTCTGGAGGTCGGTGGCACCCATGCCCAGGGCCGTGAACTGGAGCTGGAGATCAGCCTGAGCGACTACGAGCTGCCAGGGCGGCGCCTGTACATCTGCATGCTCCGGGACATCGCTGCCCGCAAGCAGGTCGAACGCCTGAAGAGCGAGTTCGTGGCCACCATCAGCCACGAGCTGCGCACCCCGCTCACCTCGATCAAGGGCTCTCTCGGCTTGCTCAGTGCCGGCGCGGTCGGCCCGCTCGGCGAACAGGCGCACGATCTGGTGAGCATCGCCCAGAGCAACTCCGAGCGCCTGGTCAATCTGGTCAACGACATCCTCGATATCGAGAAACTGGAATTCGGCCACAGCCGCATCCAGCTCAGCCGCACCGACCTGCGCCCCGTGCTGCATGAGGCGCTGACCCACAATCAGGGCTACGCGGACGGCTACCAGGTCAGCCTCAGCCTCGACGACAGCGCCCTGCCCGAGCAGGTTCCGGTACAGATCGATAGCCAGCGCCTGCAGCAGGTACTGACCAACCTGATCGCCAATGCGGTGAAGTTCTCCGAGCCCCAGGGCCAGGTCGAAATCTCCGCACAGGTGCTCGACAAACAGGTCAGGGTCCAGGTGCGCGACCATGGCCCGGGCATCGCCGAAGAGTTCCGCGCGCGCATCTTCCAGAAATTCGCCCAGGCCGATGGTTCCGACAGCCGTCGGCGCGGCGGCACCGGCCTGGGCCTGAGCATCTGCAAGACCCTGATCGAGCGCATGCACGGGCAGATCGGCTACGACAGCGTGGTGGGCCAGGGCAGCACCTTCTACTTCACCCTGCCGCTGGCCGACGCCTGA
- a CDS encoding beta-ketoacyl-ACP synthase III — protein MHNVVISGTGLYTPANSISNDELVASFNAYVQQFNAEHAEAIARGEVEALAESSSAFIEKASGIKSRYVVDKDGILDPQRMAPRIPERSNDEWGILCEMAVAAAKQALERAGRTVADIDGVIVACSNLQRAYPAVAVEVQAALGIDGWGYDMNVACSSATFGIQAATNAVATGQARAVLMVNPEICTGHLNFRDRDSHFIFGDACTAVIVERADLATSRHQFDVVGTKLLTQFSNNIRNNFGFLNRCAEEGVGARDKLFVQEGRKVFKEVCPMVAELIAAHLAENGLDVAQVKRFWLHQANLNMNLLIARKLLGRDAEPHEAPVILDSYANTSSAGSVIALHKHQDDLPGGALGVLSSFGAGYSIGSVILRKR, from the coding sequence GTGCATAACGTCGTCATCAGCGGTACCGGTCTGTACACCCCGGCCAACAGCATCTCCAACGACGAGCTGGTGGCCTCCTTCAATGCCTATGTGCAACAGTTCAACGCCGAACATGCCGAGGCCATCGCCCGTGGCGAGGTCGAGGCGCTGGCCGAGTCGAGCAGCGCCTTCATCGAGAAGGCCTCGGGCATCAAGAGCCGCTATGTGGTCGACAAGGACGGCATCCTCGATCCGCAGCGCATGGCGCCGCGCATTCCCGAGCGCAGCAACGACGAGTGGGGCATTCTCTGTGAGATGGCCGTGGCCGCCGCCAAGCAGGCGCTGGAACGCGCCGGGCGCACGGTCGCCGACATCGACGGGGTGATAGTGGCCTGCTCCAACCTGCAGCGCGCCTACCCGGCGGTGGCCGTCGAAGTGCAGGCTGCCCTGGGCATCGACGGCTGGGGCTACGACATGAATGTGGCCTGCTCCTCGGCCACCTTCGGCATCCAGGCCGCCACCAATGCCGTGGCCACCGGCCAGGCCCGGGCGGTGCTGATGGTCAACCCGGAGATCTGCACCGGCCACCTGAATTTCCGCGACCGCGACAGCCACTTCATCTTCGGCGACGCCTGCACCGCGGTGATAGTCGAACGCGCCGACCTGGCGACTTCCCGGCACCAGTTCGATGTAGTCGGCACCAAGCTGCTGACCCAGTTCAGCAACAACATCCGCAACAACTTCGGCTTCCTCAACCGCTGTGCGGAGGAGGGCGTGGGGGCCCGCGACAAGCTGTTCGTCCAGGAAGGGCGCAAGGTGTTCAAGGAAGTCTGCCCGATGGTCGCCGAGCTGATCGCCGCGCACCTCGCCGAGAACGGCCTGGACGTCGCTCAGGTCAAGCGCTTCTGGCTGCACCAGGCCAACCTCAACATGAACCTGCTGATCGCCCGCAAACTGCTCGGCCGCGATGCCGAGCCGCACGAGGCGCCGGTGATCCTCGACAGCTACGCCAACACCAGCTCGGCCGGCTCGGTGATCGCCCTGCACAAGCACCAGGACGACCTGCCCGGCGGCGCCCTGGGCGTGCTCAGCTCCTTCGGCGCCGGCTACTCGATCGGCAGCGTGATCCTGCGTAAGCGCTGA
- a CDS encoding RNA polymerase sigma factor produces the protein MDYSADNALLVRLLAGEQKAFRELVATYQGAMRAVAFAIVGSRNADEVVQDAWLAVVRSLDGFQGRSSLKTWLLTITANAAKTRLKHNRREVLLDDLPGPHGSVGDERFSESGHWLLEPHAWHQDTPEALLTEGELRECLEKTLASLSELQGSVLLLRERQGLELEQICNLLEISLSNVRVLLHRARLKVFATLEHFEETGQC, from the coding sequence ATGGACTACTCGGCCGATAACGCGCTGCTCGTTCGCCTGCTGGCGGGCGAGCAAAAAGCCTTCCGCGAGCTGGTGGCCACCTACCAGGGGGCGATGCGCGCGGTGGCCTTCGCCATAGTCGGCAGCCGCAATGCCGATGAGGTGGTGCAGGATGCCTGGCTGGCGGTGGTGCGCAGCCTGGACGGCTTCCAGGGCCGTTCCAGCCTGAAGACCTGGCTGCTGACCATCACGGCCAACGCCGCCAAGACCCGTCTGAAGCACAATCGCCGGGAGGTGCTGCTCGACGACCTGCCGGGGCCCCACGGCTCGGTCGGCGACGAGCGCTTCTCCGAGAGTGGTCACTGGCTGCTGGAGCCCCACGCCTGGCACCAGGACACCCCGGAGGCACTGCTCACCGAGGGCGAGTTGCGTGAATGCCTGGAGAAGACCCTGGCCAGCCTGTCCGAGCTGCAAGGCAGCGTGCTGCTGTTGCGCGAGCGCCAGGGCCTGGAGTTGGAACAGATCTGTAATCTTTTGGAGATATCCCTCTCCAATGTCCGGGTGTTGCTGCATCGAGCGCGTTTGAAGGTGTTCGCTACCCTGGAGCATTTCGAGGAGACCGGCCAATGCTGA
- a CDS encoding anti-sigma factor family protein, whose protein sequence is MLTCKELVANSSDFLDSQLSLRQRLSVRAHLAMCRKCRRFIRQMRLSQAVLRQLPEGQIAGLDALAQELARQRRERL, encoded by the coding sequence ATGCTGACGTGCAAGGAACTGGTGGCGAATTCCAGCGACTTTTTGGACAGCCAGCTGAGTCTGCGCCAGCGTCTGTCGGTGCGGGCTCACCTGGCCATGTGCCGCAAGTGCCGGCGTTTCATCCGGCAGATGCGCCTCAGCCAGGCGGTGTTGCGCCAGCTGCCCGAGGGGCAGATCGCCGGGCTGGATGCGTTGGCCCAGGAGCTGGCCAGGCAGCGGCGCGAGCGCCTGTAG